Proteins encoded in a region of the Streptomyces sp. V4I8 genome:
- a CDS encoding toll/interleukin-1 receptor domain-containing protein translates to MEPVDAEPPGAFLSHATEDKPDFVEPLAHELRSRGVAAWLDKWEIRPGDSLVRRLFDEGIAMTNAVVAVVSQYSVNKPWVREELDAAAVARVNGESLLIPVRLDDVPMPAPLKHIVWITADRTPEGVVHTAQQIADTLHGYDPRPAVGPLPAYARVAAVAPGLDAADTVLLTETIREALRTNEMMLLNWDAVKSRAKDAGLSDERVEESLHMLGEQNYVDVALRTSGAHDYHLTRKGYRAGIATVLPKVEEHRRAVIAELVNDQPTGSTVIDDLAARTETPPLVVEQFLNDLQDQGLLSYRRYLGSSSQLHSVSPTLRRLLV, encoded by the coding sequence ATGGAGCCTGTCGATGCGGAGCCGCCCGGGGCATTCCTCTCCCACGCCACGGAGGACAAGCCCGACTTTGTCGAGCCCCTCGCTCACGAACTCCGCAGTCGCGGGGTGGCAGCATGGCTCGACAAGTGGGAAATCCGTCCCGGGGACAGCCTTGTACGACGCCTGTTCGATGAGGGCATCGCGATGACCAACGCCGTAGTGGCGGTCGTCTCGCAGTATTCGGTGAACAAGCCCTGGGTGCGCGAGGAACTCGACGCGGCAGCAGTGGCCCGAGTCAACGGGGAATCACTCCTGATTCCAGTCCGGCTCGACGATGTACCGATGCCCGCTCCCCTGAAACACATCGTGTGGATCACTGCTGACCGCACCCCGGAAGGCGTCGTGCACACCGCGCAGCAGATCGCGGACACTCTGCACGGCTACGACCCGCGGCCGGCTGTCGGCCCCTTGCCCGCATATGCCCGGGTCGCGGCTGTCGCCCCAGGCCTGGACGCAGCGGACACGGTCTTGCTCACTGAAACCATCCGGGAAGCGCTCAGGACCAACGAGATGATGCTGCTCAACTGGGATGCGGTGAAGTCTCGGGCCAAGGATGCCGGTCTCAGCGACGAGCGTGTGGAGGAGAGCCTTCACATGCTCGGCGAGCAGAACTACGTTGACGTGGCACTTCGGACCAGTGGCGCCCATGATTACCACCTGACCCGAAAGGGCTACCGCGCCGGGATCGCCACCGTACTGCCAAAAGTCGAGGAGCACCGCCGAGCAGTCATCGCCGAGCTTGTCAACGACCAGCCGACGGGTAGCACGGTCATCGACGATCTCGCAGCACGCACAGAAACGCCGCCCCTGGTGGTGGAGCAGTTTCTTAACGATCTTCAGGATCAAGGACTGCTGTCTTATCGCCGCTATTTGGGCAGTTCGAGCCAGCTACACTCGGTCAGCCCGACGCTCCGGCGGCTTCTGGTCTAG
- a CDS encoding antitoxin MazE7 gives MADTTVKVDSETRDRFAAVAAARGQSVRAYLAELAIEEENQIKLSKATAVFREIIARPGLAEAFDEAFPDDAPTRRNTAGRAA, from the coding sequence ATGGCTGACACCACCGTGAAGGTCGACTCCGAGACCAGGGACCGGTTCGCTGCGGTCGCCGCAGCCCGCGGGCAGAGCGTGCGCGCCTACCTGGCTGAGTTGGCCATAGAGGAAGAAAACCAGATCAAGCTGAGCAAGGCGACGGCCGTGTTCCGCGAAATCATCGCCCGACCTGGCCTGGCCGAGGCGTTCGACGAGGCCTTCCCCGACGACGCCCCAACACGGCGAAACACCGCGGGGCGGGCGGCCTGA